The following proteins come from a genomic window of Vallitaleaceae bacterium 9-2:
- a CDS encoding ISNCY family transposase, producing MRKIELNMKEHHKYEIIKKLVETNGNKLNASIKIGCSVRHVNRMIAGYKANGKGYFQHGNKGRKPSITLDDETRQKILDLYRNKYYDANFSHFQELLAKYEHIQVSATTINNILSTEFILSPKANRKTKRRMKERLKAMKKMAKAKKDIKRIDTALVDIDDAHPRRPRCSFFGEMLQMDASIHQWYGQTKSQLHIAIDDATGSIVGAYFDEQETLNGYYNVFHQILSNYGIPYMFYTDRRTVFEYKQKRSASIEADTFTQFSYACHQLGVDIKTTSIPQAKGRVERLFQTLQSRLPVELRLKGVTTTKQANVFLNSYIKEYNAQFAIDSKHIKSVFEKQPPQEKINLILAVLSDRKIDNGHCIRYNKHYYMPTGRDGLPKHFYKGTKSLVIQAFDNQLYTSINDETYALRLIPEHEYSSINFDSLSKISEPKKQTIPPINHPWRQATFANFAKQQRHRIDFESACYTQEVLSN from the coding sequence ATGCGAAAAATTGAACTTAACATGAAAGAACATCACAAATATGAAATTATCAAGAAACTTGTTGAAACTAACGGTAACAAACTCAATGCTTCCATCAAGATCGGCTGTTCCGTTCGCCATGTGAACCGAATGATTGCCGGCTACAAAGCAAACGGCAAAGGTTATTTCCAGCATGGTAACAAAGGGCGAAAGCCTAGCATCACACTTGATGACGAAACCCGTCAGAAGATTTTGGATCTCTACCGCAACAAGTACTATGATGCCAACTTCTCACATTTCCAAGAACTCTTGGCAAAGTACGAACATATTCAGGTTTCTGCCACAACCATCAACAACATTCTAAGTACCGAATTCATCCTATCACCCAAGGCCAACCGAAAAACCAAACGAAGGATGAAGGAAAGGCTCAAGGCTATGAAAAAAATGGCAAAAGCGAAAAAGGACATCAAAAGAATCGACACTGCCTTGGTCGACATCGATGATGCCCATCCCCGCCGTCCCCGCTGTTCCTTCTTTGGTGAAATGTTGCAGATGGACGCCTCCATCCACCAATGGTACGGTCAGACAAAGTCCCAACTTCACATCGCCATCGATGATGCTACTGGCTCTATTGTAGGCGCCTATTTCGACGAACAGGAGACACTTAACGGCTATTACAACGTATTCCATCAAATCCTATCCAATTATGGAATTCCCTATATGTTTTATACCGACCGACGCACTGTTTTTGAATACAAACAAAAAAGATCCGCTTCTATCGAAGCCGATACCTTCACTCAGTTCAGTTATGCTTGTCATCAGTTGGGAGTTGATATTAAGACCACCAGTATCCCCCAAGCCAAAGGTCGGGTTGAACGGTTGTTCCAGACTTTGCAATCACGCCTTCCAGTCGAACTTCGACTGAAAGGTGTGACAACGACTAAGCAAGCCAACGTATTCTTGAACTCCTACATAAAAGAATACAATGCTCAGTTCGCAATAGACTCCAAGCATATCAAAAGTGTCTTTGAAAAGCAACCCCCTCAGGAAAAAATTAACCTCATTCTTGCCGTGCTTTCTGACCGCAAAATCGATAATGGTCATTGCATCCGTTACAACAAGCATTATTACATGCCAACAGGTCGAGATGGTTTGCCTAAGCACTTTTATAAAGGTACTAAATCTCTAGTTATCCAAGCTTTCGATAACCAGCTCTATACTTCAATCAATGATGAAACCTATGCCCTAAGGCTCATTCCTGAACATGAATACTCTTCGATTAACTTTGACAGCCTATCAAAAATATCCGAGCCTAAGAAGCAAACCATTCCCCCTATCAACCATCCATGGCGCCAGGCTACATTTGCGAACTTTGCAAAACAGCAACGCCATCGGATTGACTTTGAGTCTGCCTGCTATACGCAGGAAGTACTGTCCAACTAG
- a CDS encoding ABC transporter substrate-binding protein has protein sequence MKNWVVKVLALSMVLVLFVGCSGAGDSSNDSSDNASTDTETQTDANASDQSNETADGSGEEGSVYFLNFKPEIEQVWQKIAKEYTEKTGVDVKVVTAAAGTYEQTLRSEIAKSDAPTLFQINGPVGYEAWKSYTKDLSDTDLYSWLLDKSLVVSGDDGGVYGIPYVVEGYGIIYNDAIMDQYFASASKTTSFTSMDEINNYAALEAVVEDMTAIKDELGIQGVFASTSFSTGEDWRWQTHLANLPIYYEFKEKGIGDAAEIDLTYGQEYKNIFDLYINNSITKPTLLSSKTVNDSMAEFALGQVAMVQNGNWGWGQINGVDGNVVAEEDVKFLPIYTGVEGEESQGLCTGTENFFSINAQASEADQQASIAFVEWLFSSDEGKSYVTNEFGFIAPFNTFGDDETPTDPLAKEVLRYMADESLTSVSWNFTAFPSQQFKDILGYSLLDYAQGTGDWSGVETAFVEGWKDEKAATAQ, from the coding sequence ATGAAAAATTGGGTGGTCAAAGTTTTAGCATTATCAATGGTTTTGGTTTTATTTGTAGGATGTAGTGGAGCGGGAGATTCATCAAATGATTCAAGCGACAATGCATCAACTGATACAGAAACACAAACAGATGCAAATGCCTCAGATCAATCAAATGAAACTGCTGACGGAAGTGGTGAAGAAGGTTCCGTATATTTCTTAAACTTTAAACCAGAGATTGAACAAGTATGGCAAAAAATCGCAAAAGAGTATACAGAAAAAACAGGTGTTGACGTAAAAGTTGTTACAGCTGCAGCAGGAACTTATGAGCAGACGCTTCGTTCTGAGATTGCAAAAAGTGATGCCCCAACATTATTCCAGATTAATGGACCTGTTGGCTATGAAGCTTGGAAGAGTTATACAAAAGATTTATCGGATACAGACTTATACAGTTGGCTGTTGGATAAGAGTTTAGTTGTATCAGGAGATGACGGCGGAGTCTATGGAATCCCTTATGTTGTTGAAGGCTATGGAATTATCTATAATGATGCTATCATGGATCAATACTTTGCATCAGCAAGCAAAACAACATCCTTTACTTCTATGGATGAAATCAATAACTATGCAGCACTTGAAGCGGTTGTTGAAGATATGACAGCGATTAAAGATGAATTGGGTATTCAAGGTGTTTTTGCATCAACATCATTTTCAACAGGTGAAGACTGGAGATGGCAAACACACTTAGCTAACTTACCGATCTATTATGAATTCAAAGAAAAAGGTATTGGTGATGCGGCAGAAATCGATTTAACTTATGGACAAGAATACAAAAATATTTTTGATTTGTATATTAATAACTCAATTACTAAACCAACACTTTTAAGTTCAAAAACAGTTAACGATTCGATGGCAGAATTTGCACTTGGTCAAGTTGCCATGGTTCAAAACGGTAACTGGGGATGGGGACAAATTAATGGCGTTGATGGTAATGTTGTTGCAGAAGAAGACGTGAAGTTCTTGCCAATATACACAGGTGTTGAAGGCGAAGAAAGTCAAGGGCTTTGTACCGGAACAGAAAACTTCTTTAGTATTAATGCACAAGCATCAGAAGCGGATCAACAAGCATCAATTGCATTTGTTGAATGGCTATTTTCATCCGATGAAGGTAAAAGCTATGTAACAAATGAGTTTGGTTTTATCGCTCCATTTAATACATTTGGTGATGATGAGACACCAACAGATCCATTAGCAAAAGAAGTATTACGCTATATGGCAGATGAATCATTAACATCTGTTTCATGGAACTTTACAGCATTCCCTTCACAGCAATTCAAAGATATTTTAGGCTATTCACTTCTTGATTATGCACAAGGAACAGGCGACTGGTCAGGAGTTGAGACAGCATTTGTTGAAGGATGGAAAGACGAAAAAGCGGCTACAGCGCAATAA
- a CDS encoding sugar ABC transporter permease: MQKAIKKYFFIFVFPTLLAFIVVFVVPFLMGIYLSFTEFTTVTDSTWVGLDNYIKVFKDPTFVQAMGFTGAFTIVSVISINVLAFTIALLLTRGIRGTNIFRTVFFMPNLIGGIVLGYIWQLILNGILYKFDRTLTFAPEYGFWGLIILMNWQMIGYMMVIYIAGIQNIPGELNEAAKIDGASKWQILKNVTIPMVMPSFTISLFLTLTNSFKLFDQNLALTGGAPAAKTEMLALNIYNTFYGRVGWEGVGQAKAVIFFIIVAAIALTQLSISRKREVQQ, from the coding sequence ATGCAAAAAGCAATAAAAAAATATTTTTTTATTTTTGTTTTTCCCACGTTATTGGCGTTTATTGTTGTCTTCGTAGTGCCTTTTTTAATGGGAATATATCTGTCGTTTACTGAATTTACAACAGTAACGGATTCGACATGGGTAGGACTTGATAACTATATTAAAGTGTTTAAAGACCCGACTTTTGTACAAGCTATGGGCTTTACTGGGGCATTTACAATTGTATCTGTCATTTCTATTAATGTACTTGCATTTACGATTGCGTTGTTATTGACGCGGGGAATTCGAGGAACCAATATCTTTAGAACGGTATTTTTTATGCCAAACCTTATTGGAGGAATTGTCCTTGGATATATATGGCAATTAATTTTAAATGGAATACTGTATAAGTTTGACCGTACGTTGACCTTTGCTCCGGAATATGGATTCTGGGGACTGATTATTTTAATGAATTGGCAGATGATTGGATATATGATGGTTATCTACATTGCAGGTATTCAAAATATTCCGGGTGAACTTAATGAAGCTGCTAAAATCGATGGCGCTTCAAAATGGCAAATCTTAAAAAATGTCACGATACCTATGGTTATGCCGTCATTTACCATTTCATTGTTTCTTACATTGACGAACTCATTTAAGCTATTTGACCAAAACTTGGCATTAACAGGAGGCGCACCGGCGGCAAAGACAGAGATGCTGGCGTTAAATATTTATAATACATTTTATGGTCGTGTAGGATGGGAAGGTGTAGGCCAGGCCAAAGCCGTTATTTTCTTTATTATCGTTGCAGCGATTGCATTAACCCAGTTAAGTATCAGTCGTAAGCGGGAGGTACAACAATAA
- a CDS encoding carbohydrate ABC transporter permease: protein MKTVRKYNKFEKPLIVLFILLSGAFLFPIFEIAMNSLKGRFFIADDPFSLPTKETFVGLLNYTEGVGKTGFFQAFGWSVWITVASVAVIILFTSMTAWYIVRVDNKATSALYYLFVFAMIVPFQMVMFTMSKVANILHLDNPLGIIFVYLGFGAGLAVFMFSGFIKSIPLEIEEAAMMDGCNPVQLFFRIIMPILKPTAITITILQTMWIWNDYLLPYLILGTDYKTIPIAIQYLRGGYGSIDMGAMMAMLVLAILPIVILYLFGQKYIIEGVVAGAVKG from the coding sequence ATGAAAACAGTGAGAAAATATAACAAATTTGAAAAACCATTGATTGTGCTTTTTATCCTCTTATCGGGAGCCTTCCTTTTCCCGATTTTTGAGATTGCTATGAACTCCTTAAAAGGTCGTTTTTTTATTGCAGATGATCCTTTTAGTCTGCCAACAAAAGAAACTTTTGTCGGCTTGTTAAATTATACCGAAGGTGTCGGCAAAACAGGCTTTTTTCAAGCGTTTGGATGGTCGGTTTGGATTACGGTTGCTTCAGTTGCCGTTATCATTTTATTTACTTCAATGACCGCATGGTATATTGTTCGCGTGGATAATAAGGCAACATCTGCCTTATATTATTTATTTGTATTTGCAATGATTGTACCGTTTCAGATGGTGATGTTTACCATGTCAAAAGTAGCAAATATACTTCATTTAGATAATCCTTTAGGCATTATTTTTGTCTATTTGGGGTTTGGAGCTGGTTTAGCAGTATTTATGTTTAGTGGATTTATCAAATCTATTCCGTTAGAGATCGAAGAAGCTGCGATGATGGATGGATGTAACCCGGTACAGTTGTTTTTTAGAATCATTATGCCAATCCTTAAGCCGACAGCAATTACTATTACAATATTGCAGACGATGTGGATATGGAATGACTATCTGCTTCCCTACTTAATTCTTGGGACGGACTATAAGACCATACCGATTGCGATACAATATCTGCGTGGTGGGTATGGATCCATTGATATGGGAGCGATGATGGCGATGTTGGTTTTAGCAATATTACCTATTGTTATCTTGTATCTCTTTGGTCAGAAGTATATAATTGAAGGTGTAGTAGCCGGAGCAGTAAAAGGTTGA
- the malQ gene encoding 4-alpha-glucanotransferase → MRKAGILMPIASLPSRYGIGAFSKDAYDFVDWLVEAGQSYWQVLPLGPTGYGDSPYQSFSTFAGNPYFIDLEELVQQGYLTYEQCEAYDFGKNPRYINYEKIYQARYQILQLAYKQSNIMEEEGFHQFVTREKKWLEDYALYMVIKDIHEAKAWNQWPKELKERSPQAIEAVKEKYSEEIGFYEFQQYMFHRQWQKLKTYANQKGIQIIGDIPIYVAFDSSDAWASPQLFEFNEQLMPYSVAGCPPDSFSSTGQLWGNPLYNWQQHKKMQYSWWIQRLEQCFKWYDMVRIDHFRGFDEFYSIPSGDKTAENGCWKKGPGYDIFKQINESLSDAKVIAEDLGYLTDTVVELLRQTGYPGMKVLQFAFDSREESDYLPHNYTQNCVVYTGTHDNDTVKGWYQAISPQDKKLCDEYLNIRSDDADNIHWYMIRSALSSVAKIAIIPIQDYLGLGSEARINTPSTLGNNWHWRLYHNELGSALAKHVAHMTRLYGR, encoded by the coding sequence ATGAGAAAAGCCGGAATATTAATGCCTATAGCAAGTTTGCCGTCACGATATGGTATTGGCGCATTTTCAAAAGATGCATATGACTTTGTCGATTGGCTCGTCGAAGCGGGACAAAGTTACTGGCAAGTTTTACCATTAGGACCGACAGGATATGGAGACAGTCCATATCAATCATTTTCAACATTTGCAGGAAATCCCTATTTCATTGACTTAGAAGAACTCGTACAGCAAGGCTATTTAACATACGAACAATGTGAGGCATACGATTTTGGGAAAAACCCAAGATATATTAACTATGAAAAAATATATCAAGCGAGATATCAAATCCTTCAACTTGCTTATAAGCAGAGCAATATAATGGAAGAGGAAGGGTTTCATCAGTTTGTAACGCGTGAAAAAAAGTGGCTTGAAGATTACGCTCTATATATGGTCATTAAGGATATCCATGAAGCAAAAGCTTGGAATCAATGGCCAAAAGAACTTAAAGAGCGCTCACCTCAAGCAATAGAAGCCGTTAAAGAAAAGTATTCAGAAGAAATAGGTTTTTACGAGTTTCAGCAATATATGTTTCACCGACAGTGGCAAAAACTTAAAACATATGCAAATCAAAAAGGTATTCAAATCATTGGAGACATACCTATTTATGTGGCTTTTGATTCTTCAGATGCCTGGGCTTCGCCGCAGCTTTTTGAGTTCAACGAACAATTGATGCCCTATAGTGTGGCAGGCTGTCCACCAGATAGTTTTTCAAGTACAGGACAATTATGGGGTAACCCGCTCTATAATTGGCAGCAACATAAAAAGATGCAGTATTCTTGGTGGATACAAAGACTTGAGCAGTGTTTTAAATGGTATGATATGGTACGCATTGATCATTTTCGGGGATTTGATGAATTTTATTCGATTCCAAGTGGTGACAAAACAGCGGAAAATGGATGCTGGAAAAAAGGACCTGGATATGATATATTTAAACAAATAAATGAATCATTATCAGATGCAAAAGTTATTGCAGAGGACCTTGGATATTTAACGGATACTGTGGTTGAACTCCTTAGACAAACAGGATATCCGGGAATGAAAGTTTTACAGTTTGCCTTTGATTCAAGAGAAGAAAGTGACTATTTGCCGCATAATTATACACAAAACTGTGTTGTATATACGGGGACGCATGACAATGATACTGTAAAAGGATGGTATCAAGCCATTTCACCCCAGGATAAGAAGCTATGCGATGAGTATCTTAATATTCGCTCGGATGATGCAGACAATATTCACTGGTACATGATTCGATCAGCGCTCTCAAGCGTTGCAAAAATAGCAATAATACCTATTCAAGATTATCTTGGCCTAGGAAGTGAAGCAAGGATTAACACACCATCGACACTAGGGAATAATTGGCATTGGAGATTATATCATAATGAACTAGGTTCTGCATTGGCAAAACATGTAGCACATATGACCAGACTATACGGACGATAA
- a CDS encoding LacI family DNA-binding transcriptional regulator translates to MNTITIKDIAKICGVGVSTVSRAINNHPDINKETKDYILSVIKEHNYIPNNSARNLKRIETNAIAVLVKGITNPFFTDMIKIMEHEIEKRKYSLVLHHVEFNENEIDVALELIKEKRLRGIVFLGGHFSHSEDKLKKIPVPFVLSTIGGIVDENNREGYSSVSVNDIEESKKIVEFLLDQGHEKIAIICAEAKDESISALRLEGYYRALRKHHIKPNPSWVFRMHSDIEEYSIENGYNVAREILESKENFTAIYAISDMLAMGACKALIDGGKSIPRDYSVVGFDGIKLGKYYNPSITTLVQPVDTIAYETIQLLFDVIENDKKHKHLTFEGTLAIRESTKVL, encoded by the coding sequence GTGAATACAATAACGATTAAAGATATTGCAAAGATATGTGGTGTGGGAGTAAGTACGGTATCGCGAGCGATTAACAATCATCCGGATATTAATAAGGAAACAAAGGACTATATACTGTCGGTAATTAAAGAGCACAATTATATTCCAAATAATAGTGCGAGAAATTTAAAACGCATCGAGACCAATGCGATTGCTGTTTTGGTCAAAGGGATTACGAATCCCTTTTTCACCGATATGATTAAAATCATGGAGCATGAAATTGAAAAACGCAAGTATTCATTAGTCTTACATCATGTTGAATTTAACGAAAATGAAATTGACGTCGCTCTAGAGTTGATTAAAGAAAAACGACTACGTGGTATTGTCTTTTTAGGAGGACACTTTAGTCATTCGGAAGATAAACTCAAAAAAATCCCGGTTCCATTTGTCTTAAGCACGATTGGCGGTATAGTTGATGAAAATAATCGCGAAGGATATTCGTCGGTTTCCGTCAATGATATTGAAGAAAGCAAAAAAATCGTCGAGTTTTTATTGGACCAAGGACATGAAAAAATAGCGATTATCTGTGCAGAAGCCAAAGATGAAAGTATTAGTGCATTAAGGCTTGAGGGATATTATAGGGCGCTTCGTAAGCACCATATTAAACCAAATCCATCATGGGTCTTTCGAATGCATAGTGATATTGAAGAATATTCCATTGAAAATGGGTATAACGTTGCAAGGGAAATTCTTGAATCCAAAGAAAACTTTACCGCTATTTATGCGATATCGGACATGCTTGCCATGGGCGCATGCAAGGCGTTGATTGATGGAGGAAAAAGTATACCTAGAGATTATTCTGTAGTTGGGTTTGATGGGATTAAGTTGGGAAAATATTACAATCCATCCATTACTACATTGGTTCAACCGGTCGATACGATTGCCTATGAGACCATACAATTACTTTTTGATGTCATTGAAAATGACAAAAAACATAAACACTTGACATTTGAAGGAACATTAGCTATTCGAGAATCAACAAAAGTGTTATAA
- a CDS encoding iron-containing alcohol dehydrogenase translates to MELRKFVAPEIISGYQASLLVGRYLKHFASRCPMVVTDQNLVQYDWFTQIMESIRDAVDDVILYTEVTVNPKDYEAMKGAEIFLSKNCDLIIAIGGGSPMDCAKCISIVSTNGGHILDYEGVDVINLPGPPLICIPTTAGTSADVSQFAIINDVEQQLKKTIISKKVVPDLALIDPVPLMTKDRYLTACTGIDALTHAIEAYVSNAQSPITDVHALEAIKLVHENLIEACSAKRSIETMYKMMIASLSAGLAFSNASLGAVHALAHSLGGRLNLAHGECNSILLDRVIDINYTSATKRYDTIAQIFGIDINQGRTKEALIQYIQNIRKTLNIHDQIIVSDIDIHEESREMLLQDLVEGAINDPCMVTNPKQLSEAEVRYIYEQIL, encoded by the coding sequence ATGGAGCTGAGAAAATTTGTGGCACCAGAAATAATTAGCGGTTACCAAGCCAGTTTGCTTGTTGGACGATATTTAAAGCACTTTGCATCAAGATGTCCAATGGTGGTAACAGATCAGAACTTGGTACAATATGATTGGTTCACGCAGATTATGGAGTCTATTCGTGATGCTGTGGACGATGTAATTTTGTATACTGAGGTCACAGTGAACCCCAAAGATTATGAAGCGATGAAAGGGGCAGAGATATTTTTGTCCAAAAATTGCGACTTGATCATTGCCATTGGTGGTGGAAGTCCGATGGATTGTGCAAAATGTATTAGCATTGTCTCGACAAATGGTGGACATATATTGGACTATGAAGGGGTCGATGTGATTAATCTCCCGGGACCACCACTCATATGCATTCCTACAACAGCGGGAACAAGTGCAGATGTTTCTCAGTTTGCTATTATCAATGATGTAGAACAACAACTAAAAAAGACAATTATCAGTAAAAAAGTAGTGCCGGATTTGGCACTTATAGATCCGGTTCCGTTAATGACAAAAGATCGTTATTTAACGGCGTGCACCGGTATAGATGCATTAACACATGCGATTGAAGCATATGTGTCGAATGCCCAATCTCCGATAACAGATGTTCATGCACTAGAAGCCATAAAGCTTGTTCATGAAAATCTTATAGAGGCTTGCTCAGCCAAACGGAGTATTGAGACTATGTATAAGATGATGATTGCATCCTTATCCGCAGGACTCGCCTTTTCCAATGCCAGCCTTGGAGCGGTACATGCCTTAGCGCATAGCCTTGGAGGACGTCTGAATCTAGCACACGGTGAATGCAACAGTATCTTATTGGACCGCGTTATTGATATAAACTATACGAGTGCAACAAAACGATACGATACCATTGCGCAGATTTTTGGTATTGATATTAATCAAGGAAGGACAAAAGAGGCTCTTATTCAGTATATCCAAAATATACGTAAGACATTAAATATTCATGATCAGATTATTGTGTCAGATATTGATATACATGAGGAGTCCAGAGAGATGCTTCTTCAGGATTTAGTGGAAGGAGCCATCAATGACCCTTGCATGGTGACGAATCCAAAACAATTAAGCGAGGCTGAAGTGAGGTATATATATGAGCAAATACTCTAG
- a CDS encoding diguanylate cyclase, with protein sequence MSKYSRESIIGLGEASFRKNYYPELQEKIVDLERMNLRNEALIRAIPDIILISDLEGNLLPFGSSLRREKKLLDQMLNTEHVLTVLRNCVGKIGQEKERVQCAFELEVDQQQRYFEVRAHATELNEVLILIRDVTTESQLKSRLRFMAERDPLTSSYNRWSFEEKMEKYHEKNESNFGLLVLDIDGLKFINDTLGHFHGDEVIKKVSRMMHKILGEGAYIARIGGDEFGVLINNVQKKELEQALSDIYGEIGQMNQKEGAIQISVSVGYALHEEGYIDGVSLYQEADNNMYQNKLLKTSSYRSNLVKSLMKALQARDFITEGHADRMDELAEAIGRRMGLSSVELDRIALLCKFHDIGKVGIPDSILKKPGKLTEEEYKIMKNHAAIGERIALASGELKEIAHLIMKHHERHDGKGYPIGLKEMEIPIECQILSVVDTYDAMTNDRPYRKALSRETAIKEIVAYRGTQFSPKVVDAFLEVMQR encoded by the coding sequence ATGAGCAAATACTCTAGGGAATCGATTATCGGTCTAGGGGAAGCTTCTTTTCGCAAGAATTATTACCCGGAATTACAAGAAAAAATTGTGGATTTGGAACGGATGAATCTTCGTAATGAAGCCTTGATTCGAGCGATTCCAGATATTATTCTTATCAGTGACTTGGAAGGGAATTTATTGCCTTTTGGGTCTTCTTTACGTCGAGAAAAAAAATTGCTCGATCAGATGTTGAATACAGAGCATGTTCTTACCGTTCTTAGAAACTGTGTAGGTAAGATTGGGCAGGAAAAAGAGCGTGTACAGTGTGCGTTTGAACTGGAAGTGGATCAGCAGCAGCGATACTTTGAAGTAAGGGCACATGCAACAGAACTAAACGAAGTACTTATCCTTATTCGAGATGTCACAACTGAATCACAGTTAAAGAGTCGCTTGCGATTTATGGCAGAACGCGACCCGTTGACATCATCATATAATCGTTGGTCCTTTGAAGAAAAGATGGAAAAGTATCACGAAAAAAATGAATCGAATTTTGGGCTTCTGGTTTTAGATATTGATGGACTCAAGTTTATTAATGATACATTAGGACACTTTCATGGTGATGAAGTCATAAAAAAAGTTAGTCGTATGATGCACAAGATTTTGGGCGAGGGTGCCTATATTGCCCGAATCGGTGGGGATGAATTTGGTGTCTTAATTAACAATGTCCAAAAAAAAGAATTAGAACAGGCACTATCAGATATCTATGGGGAAATTGGGCAGATGAATCAAAAAGAAGGTGCTATTCAAATAAGTGTATCGGTAGGATATGCTCTTCATGAAGAGGGATATATAGATGGCGTTAGCTTATATCAGGAAGCAGATAACAACATGTATCAGAATAAATTGTTGAAGACTTCAAGTTATCGCAGTAATCTTGTCAAATCCCTCATGAAGGCTTTGCAAGCCAGAGATTTCATTACGGAGGGACATGCAGATCGTATGGATGAGCTTGCAGAGGCGATAGGACGGCGTATGGGACTTTCTTCAGTTGAGTTGGACCGTATTGCATTACTTTGCAAATTCCACGATATTGGAAAGGTAGGGATTCCGGATTCTATCCTCAAGAAGCCGGGAAAACTGACGGAAGAAGAATATAAAATCATGAAGAATCATGCAGCTATAGGTGAGCGTATTGCACTGGCTTCAGGAGAGCTAAAAGAAATTGCACATCTTATTATGAAGCATCATGAACGTCATGATGGTAAAGGATATCCAATAGGACTTAAAGAGATGGAGATACCGATTGAATGTCAAATTCTTTCAGTGGTGGATACCTACGATGCCATGACAAATGATCGACCTTATCGCAAGGCGCTTAGTAGAGAGACGGCTATCAAAGAAATTGTCGCTTATCGCGGGACGCAATTTTCTCCAAAGGTTGTCGATGCTTTCTTAGAGGTAATGCAACGATAA
- a CDS encoding TerB family tellurite resistance protein, with protein sequence MQIIEALFSLFFTLFTGVLNIAFRLIAAVVAGIVAAIKGRNPLFWGALTLIFPLTILIVFFLPTKEYRVKSYLTNKREFQQGNIVVSALMALTATVAKADGQVTKEEVTIIRQFVMQNFRMSKMELNQYEEAFNYGKDHPEEMNEYIRILKSYHHQRDFIMSISYLLVMIAAKSGVVSEKEDQLVRRITLELGLTAYEYESIKRYIVGHMSGANAGYGQSGSTNYNQYTQSVSKEALVEKYTKVLGVPQNADEGTIKKAYRKLAKEYHPDKVMSEGMPDEYVEYANKRFSEISHAYDQLKTLVFE encoded by the coding sequence ATGCAAATTATAGAAGCATTATTTTCGTTGTTTTTTACATTATTTACAGGTGTGTTGAATATAGCTTTTCGATTAATCGCGGCAGTTGTTGCAGGAATTGTAGCAGCTATTAAAGGGCGCAATCCTTTGTTTTGGGGGGCGTTGACCTTGATTTTTCCTTTAACGATATTGATAGTCTTTTTCTTACCAACAAAAGAGTATCGCGTTAAATCCTATTTAACGAATAAGCGGGAATTTCAACAAGGGAATATAGTTGTTAGTGCACTGATGGCATTAACCGCAACAGTAGCCAAAGCTGACGGACAGGTAACAAAGGAAGAAGTGACAATTATTCGCCAATTTGTCATGCAAAATTTTCGAATGTCCAAAATGGAACTTAATCAATATGAAGAAGCTTTTAACTATGGAAAAGACCATCCTGAGGAAATGAATGAGTATATCCGCATCTTAAAAAGTTACCATCATCAACGCGATTTTATTATGTCGATTAGTTATTTATTGGTGATGATAGCAGCCAAAAGCGGTGTGGTATCGGAGAAGGAAGATCAGCTTGTTCGACGCATTACTCTTGAATTAGGATTAACGGCATACGAATACGAAAGTATCAAACGATATATTGTTGGACATATGTCAGGTGCAAATGCAGGATATGGTCAATCCGGTTCAACAAATTATAATCAATATACCCAGAGTGTATCAAAAGAAGCGCTCGTTGAAAAATATACAAAAGTATTAGGTGTTCCACAAAATGCCGATGAAGGCACAATAAAAAAGGCGTACAGAAAATTAGCAAAAGAGTACCATCCGGATAAAGTAATGTCTGAAGGCATGCCGGATGAATATGTTGAATATGCAAATAAGCGTTTTTCAGAGATTAGCCATGCCTATGACCAGCTTAAGACGCTTGTATTTGAATAG